Proteins from a genomic interval of Quercus lobata isolate SW786 chromosome 11, ValleyOak3.0 Primary Assembly, whole genome shotgun sequence:
- the LOC115968761 gene encoding cytosolic sulfotransferase 15-like has product MVLTHYTKNHGEEAREGEKLSHESQELLLSLPKEKGWRTPYLYKYQGFWCQPMEIQATVSFQKHFLACDTDVVLATIPKSGTTWLKALAFAIVNRKRFPISNNHPLLSYNPHDLVPFFEYKLYANEQLPDLSNLPQPRLFGTHVPFASLANPIKKSSSRVVYLCRNPFDTFVSSWHYINKIIPKTQAPMLIEEAFEMYCKGIVGFGPFWDHMLGYWKESIERPHKVLFLKYEDMKEDVSFHLKKLADFLGFPFSLEEERAGCVEKIAKLCSFENLKELEVNKAGKSIKNFENKNLFRKAEVGDWVNYLSPRMAEQLTNVMEEKLGGSGLSFKVIP; this is encoded by the coding sequence ATGGTTCTCACCCATTACACAAAAAACCATGGAGAAGAAGCACGAGAAGGAGAAAAGCTAAGCCATGAAAGCCAGgaacttcttctttctcttccaaaagaaaaaggatggaGAACCCCTTATCTCTACAAGTACCAAGGATTTTGGTGCCAGCCAATGGAGATTCAAGCTACAGTTTCTTTCCAAAAGCACTTCCTAGCATGTGACACAGATGTAGTATTAGCTACTATACCAAAATCAGGCACCACATGGTTAAAAGCCTTGGCTTTTGCTATTGTGAATAGAAAGCGTTTTCCAATCTCAAACAACCACCCTTTGCTTTCTTACAACCCCCATGATCTTGTACCTTTCTTTGAGTACAAGCTTTATGCAAACGAGCAACTTCCTGACCTTTCCAACCTTCCACAGCCTAGACTTTTTGGCACTCATGTTCCATTTGCTTCTTTGGCTAATCCTATCAAAAAGTCTAGCAGTAGGGTTGTTTATCTTTGTCGAAACCCATTTGATACTTTTGTCTCCTCGTGGCATTACATTAACAAAATTATACCAAAAACTCAAGCCCCAATGCTAATAGAGGAAGCATTTGAAATGTATTGTAAAGGGATTGTTGGGTTTGGTCCATTTTGGGACCACATGTTGGGGTACTGGAAAGAGAGCATAGAGAGACCTCACAAGGTGTTGTTCTTGAAATATGAGGACATGAAAGAGGATGTTAGTTTTCACTTGAAAAAGTTGGCTGATTTTCTTGGGTTCCCATTTTctttggaggaagagagagcTGGCTGTGTTGAAAAGATAGCAAAGCTTTGTAGTTTTGAGAATTTGAAGGAGTTGGAGGTAAACAAAGCTGGCAAGTCTATTAAGaactttgaaaacaaaaacttgtttAGGAAGGCTGAGGTGGGAGATTGGGTAAACTATCTATCACCTAGAATGGCGGAGCAATTAACCAATGTCATGGAGGAGAAGCTAGGTGGTTCTGGTTTGTCATTCAAAGTGATCCCTTAG